The proteins below come from a single Papaver somniferum cultivar HN1 chromosome 11, ASM357369v1, whole genome shotgun sequence genomic window:
- the LOC113322813 gene encoding spermine synthase-like isoform X1, with product MDGIKDDCKSCTDKSIPSCCLKAKSSAAENDAVCHDTVVSGWFSEVPSDSEGVRDVYYNNPMWPGEAHSLKVEKILFKGKSKYQEILVFESSKYGKVLVLDGIVQLTEKDECAYQEMISHLPLCSIPSPKNVLVIGGGDGGVLREISRHKSVEHIDICEIDDMVIEVCTAFSSFGWFYEFNLRSSVGTDNEINRRILGAEFLRNSTEGKYDAIVVDSSDPVGPAQELVERPFFEAVAKALRPGGVLCNMAESMWLHTHLIQDLISICRLTFKGSVHYAWTSVPTYPSGVIGFLLCSTEGPTVEFLNPINPIEKIEGAVDFPRELRFYNSEMHTAAFAMPSFVTREVNILRHIQPARKIICVL from the exons ATGGATGGAATCAAGGATGATTGCAAAAGCTGTACAGATAAATCAATTCCATCTTGTTGTTTGAAAGCTAAGTCTTCAGCTGCGGAAAACGATGCAGTATGTCATGACACAGTGGTATCTGGTTGGTTCTCTGAGGTTCCATCTGATTCTG AAGGTGTTCGCGATGTGTACTATAATAACCCTATGTGGCCTG GAGAAGCGCATTCATTAAAAGTAGAAAAGATCTTATTCAAGGGCAAATCGAAGTACCAAGAGATACTAGTTTTCGAG TCGTCGAAATATGGAAAAGTGCTTGTGCTTGACGGTATTGTGCAATTGACTGAGAAAGACGAATGTGCTTATCAAGAGATGATATCCCACCTTCCACTTTGTTCTATACCATCCCCAAAAAAT GTTTTGGTTATTGGTGGCGGAGATGGTGGCGTTCTAAGAGAGATTTCTCGCCACAAATCCGTGGAGCACATTGACATTTGTGAGATAGATGATATGGTTATAGAAGTATGTACTGCATTTTCATCCTTTGGATGGTTCTATGAGTTCAACTTGCGCTCATCCGTTGGAACTGATAATGAAATTAATCGTCGTATTCTAG GCGCGGAATTTTTGCGTAACTCTACTGAAGGAAAGTATGATGCCATTGTTGTGGATTCATCTGATCCTGTTG GACCTGCTCAGGAACTTGTTGAAAGACCCTTTTTTGAAGCGGTAGCAAAGGCATTGAGGCCTGGTGGTGTTCTCTGTAACATGGCGGAAAGCATGTGGCTCCATACTCATCTCATTCAAGATTTGATATCAATTTGTCGCTTAACATTCAAGGGTTCTGTCCACTATGCTTGGACAAGTGTTCCTACATACCCAAG TGGTGTGATAGGTTTTCTATTATGCTCAACTGAAGGACCAACTGTCGAGTTCTTGAACCCTATAAATCCTATTGAGAAAATAGAAGGAGCTGTCGACTTCCCAAGGGAGCTCAGGTTCTATAACTCAGAG atgcaTACAGCTGCCTTTGCCATGCCATCGTTCGTGACGAGGGAGGTTAATATTTTACGCCATATTCAGCCAGCACGAAAAATAATCTGTGTTTTATAG
- the LOC113322813 gene encoding spermine synthase-like isoform X2, which produces MDGIKDDCKSCTDKSIPSCCLKAKSSAAENDAVCHDTVVSGWFSEVPSDSEGVRDVYYNNPMWPGEAHSLKVEKILFKGKSKYQEILVFESSKYGKVLVLDGIVQLTEKDECAYQEMISHLPLCSIPSPKNVLVIGGGDGGVLREISRHKSVEHIDICEIDDMVIEVSKKFFPELSIGFEDPRVRLHVGDGAEFLRNSTEGKYDAIVVDSSDPVGPAQELVERPFFEAVAKALRPGGVLCNMAESMWLHTHLIQDLISICRLTFKGSVHYAWTSVPTYPSGVIGFLLCSTEGPTVEFLNPINPIEKIEGAVDFPRELRFYNSEMHTAAFAMPSFVTREVNILRHIQPARKIICVL; this is translated from the exons ATGGATGGAATCAAGGATGATTGCAAAAGCTGTACAGATAAATCAATTCCATCTTGTTGTTTGAAAGCTAAGTCTTCAGCTGCGGAAAACGATGCAGTATGTCATGACACAGTGGTATCTGGTTGGTTCTCTGAGGTTCCATCTGATTCTG AAGGTGTTCGCGATGTGTACTATAATAACCCTATGTGGCCTG GAGAAGCGCATTCATTAAAAGTAGAAAAGATCTTATTCAAGGGCAAATCGAAGTACCAAGAGATACTAGTTTTCGAG TCGTCGAAATATGGAAAAGTGCTTGTGCTTGACGGTATTGTGCAATTGACTGAGAAAGACGAATGTGCTTATCAAGAGATGATATCCCACCTTCCACTTTGTTCTATACCATCCCCAAAAAAT GTTTTGGTTATTGGTGGCGGAGATGGTGGCGTTCTAAGAGAGATTTCTCGCCACAAATCCGTGGAGCACATTGACATTTGTGAGATAGATGATATGGTTATAGAA GTTAGCAAGAAATTCTTTCCAGAGTTATCTATTGGTTTCGAGGATCCTCGTGTTCGACTCCATGTTGGTGATG GCGCGGAATTTTTGCGTAACTCTACTGAAGGAAAGTATGATGCCATTGTTGTGGATTCATCTGATCCTGTTG GACCTGCTCAGGAACTTGTTGAAAGACCCTTTTTTGAAGCGGTAGCAAAGGCATTGAGGCCTGGTGGTGTTCTCTGTAACATGGCGGAAAGCATGTGGCTCCATACTCATCTCATTCAAGATTTGATATCAATTTGTCGCTTAACATTCAAGGGTTCTGTCCACTATGCTTGGACAAGTGTTCCTACATACCCAAG TGGTGTGATAGGTTTTCTATTATGCTCAACTGAAGGACCAACTGTCGAGTTCTTGAACCCTATAAATCCTATTGAGAAAATAGAAGGAGCTGTCGACTTCCCAAGGGAGCTCAGGTTCTATAACTCAGAG atgcaTACAGCTGCCTTTGCCATGCCATCGTTCGTGACGAGGGAGGTTAATATTTTACGCCATATTCAGCCAGCACGAAAAATAATCTGTGTTTTATAG
- the LOC113322814 gene encoding uncharacterized protein LOC113322814 isoform X2, protein MCLEIHSYDDENNLIRLLELKLGPRRKVKSFFIKRVINISIMEEGYKHHSHWMSLDGMRLRWMDLIYAEAPFSPRELLLEKQKLFQSIQKHNHLKGRYDKLTSVIIPLGLALTWSHDCSRDIQYVSRDWEEGMKKILPCLAGKNNGIGWCGRTSCVFLDSS, encoded by the exons ATGTGTTTGGAGATTCATTCATAT gatgaTGAAAATAATCTTATTCGATTGCTAGAATTAAAATTAGGCCCACGACGTAAGGTTAAATCTTTT TTTATTAAGAGGGTTATTAATATTTCCATAATGGAAGAAGGTTACAAACACCACAGCCACTGGATGTCTTTGGATGGGATGAGACTGAGATG GATGGATCTGATATATGCCGAAGCACCCTTTAGTCCTAGAGAGCTTCTCTTAGAGAAGCAAAAACTCTTCCAGAGCATTCAGAAACACAACCATCTTAAAGGGAGATATGATAAGCTCACTTCGGTCATTATTCCCCTTGGATTGGCACTCACTTGGAGTCATGATT GCTCAAGGGATATACAATATGTCTCACGGGATTGGGAAGAAGGAATGAAGAAAATACTTCCTTGCTTGGCAGGAAAGAATAATGGCATTGGTTGGTGCGGCAGAACTTCATGTGTATTTTTGGATTCCTCTTGA
- the LOC113322813 gene encoding spermine synthase-like isoform X3: protein MDGIKDDCKSCTDKSIPSCCLKAKSSAAENDAVCHDTVVSGWFSEVPSDSGVRDVYYNNPMWPGEAHSLKVEKILFKGKSKYQEILVFESSKYGKVLVLDGIVQLTEKDECAYQEMISHLPLCSIPSPKNVLVIGGGDGGVLREISRHKSVEHIDICEIDDMVIEVSKKFFPELSIGFEDPRVRLHVGDGAEFLRNSTEGKYDAIVVDSSDPVGPAQELVERPFFEAVAKALRPGGVLCNMAESMWLHTHLIQDLISICRLTFKGSVHYAWTSVPTYPSGVIGFLLCSTEGPTVEFLNPINPIEKIEGAVDFPRELRFYNSEMHTAAFAMPSFVTREVNILRHIQPARKIICVL, encoded by the exons ATGGATGGAATCAAGGATGATTGCAAAAGCTGTACAGATAAATCAATTCCATCTTGTTGTTTGAAAGCTAAGTCTTCAGCTGCGGAAAACGATGCAGTATGTCATGACACAGTGGTATCTGGTTGGTTCTCTGAGGTTCCATCTGATTCTG GTGTTCGCGATGTGTACTATAATAACCCTATGTGGCCTG GAGAAGCGCATTCATTAAAAGTAGAAAAGATCTTATTCAAGGGCAAATCGAAGTACCAAGAGATACTAGTTTTCGAG TCGTCGAAATATGGAAAAGTGCTTGTGCTTGACGGTATTGTGCAATTGACTGAGAAAGACGAATGTGCTTATCAAGAGATGATATCCCACCTTCCACTTTGTTCTATACCATCCCCAAAAAAT GTTTTGGTTATTGGTGGCGGAGATGGTGGCGTTCTAAGAGAGATTTCTCGCCACAAATCCGTGGAGCACATTGACATTTGTGAGATAGATGATATGGTTATAGAA GTTAGCAAGAAATTCTTTCCAGAGTTATCTATTGGTTTCGAGGATCCTCGTGTTCGACTCCATGTTGGTGATG GCGCGGAATTTTTGCGTAACTCTACTGAAGGAAAGTATGATGCCATTGTTGTGGATTCATCTGATCCTGTTG GACCTGCTCAGGAACTTGTTGAAAGACCCTTTTTTGAAGCGGTAGCAAAGGCATTGAGGCCTGGTGGTGTTCTCTGTAACATGGCGGAAAGCATGTGGCTCCATACTCATCTCATTCAAGATTTGATATCAATTTGTCGCTTAACATTCAAGGGTTCTGTCCACTATGCTTGGACAAGTGTTCCTACATACCCAAG TGGTGTGATAGGTTTTCTATTATGCTCAACTGAAGGACCAACTGTCGAGTTCTTGAACCCTATAAATCCTATTGAGAAAATAGAAGGAGCTGTCGACTTCCCAAGGGAGCTCAGGTTCTATAACTCAGAG atgcaTACAGCTGCCTTTGCCATGCCATCGTTCGTGACGAGGGAGGTTAATATTTTACGCCATATTCAGCCAGCACGAAAAATAATCTGTGTTTTATAG
- the LOC113322814 gene encoding uncharacterized protein LOC113322814 isoform X1: MCLEIHSYDDENNLIRLLELKLGPRRKVKSFFIKRVINISIMEEGYKHHSHWMSLDGMRLRWSDHLFVSQNVIHPSKAPKSMLFCIIDYVLFKLCRMDLIYAEAPFSPRELLLEKQKLFQSIQKHNHLKGRYDKLTSVIIPLGLALTWSHDCSRDIQYVSRDWEEGMKKILPCLAGKNNGIGWCGRTSCVFLDSS, encoded by the exons ATGTGTTTGGAGATTCATTCATAT gatgaTGAAAATAATCTTATTCGATTGCTAGAATTAAAATTAGGCCCACGACGTAAGGTTAAATCTTTT TTTATTAAGAGGGTTATTAATATTTCCATAATGGAAGAAGGTTACAAACACCACAGCCACTGGATGTCTTTGGATGGGATGAGACTGAGATGGTCGGATCacttgtttgtctctcaaaatgttatccatcCTTCCAAAGCTCCGAAATCtatgttgttttgtattatagattatGTTTTATTCAAACTATGCAGGATGGATCTGATATATGCCGAAGCACCCTTTAGTCCTAGAGAGCTTCTCTTAGAGAAGCAAAAACTCTTCCAGAGCATTCAGAAACACAACCATCTTAAAGGGAGATATGATAAGCTCACTTCGGTCATTATTCCCCTTGGATTGGCACTCACTTGGAGTCATGATT GCTCAAGGGATATACAATATGTCTCACGGGATTGGGAAGAAGGAATGAAGAAAATACTTCCTTGCTTGGCAGGAAAGAATAATGGCATTGGTTGGTGCGGCAGAACTTCATGTGTATTTTTGGATTCCTCTTGA